A genomic window from Haladaptatus caseinilyticus includes:
- a CDS encoding DUF2209 family protein, translating into MVAAAVHATVGTTRVRCIRGMGYAVSHEKPTLSAIMELVSDAVGDLPEPTDGPVVAERGEFYEEPEWMVEQHLEPEFKYVESIAERETVQAAHHAAYAARKLLL; encoded by the coding sequence ATGGTAGCCGCCGCCGTCCACGCAACCGTCGGAACGACGCGCGTTCGATGCATTCGGGGGATGGGATACGCAGTTAGTCACGAAAAACCGACGCTGTCCGCTATCATGGAACTGGTTTCGGACGCAGTCGGTGACTTGCCGGAACCGACAGACGGCCCTGTCGTCGCCGAACGTGGCGAGTTTTACGAAGAGCCCGAGTGGATGGTCGAACAGCATCTCGAACCTGAATTTAAGTACGTCGAGAGCATAGCAGAACGTGAAACCGTGCAGGCCGCACACCACGCCGCGTACGCCGCCCGCAAACTACTCCTATGA
- the gvpO gene encoding gas vesicle protein GvpO, halophile-type, with product MSDAEEQCRALTEDGERCTRPAQDDGFCYQHDSDDETIDDSDEEQTDGENEEDVSQETEQDESESNSDEGAAEQNGEFDVMDVRETIEDVATELVGHPLDGIIEIAPEDDGWEVVVEMVERSSIPDTQDILGQYAVSLDESGDVTGYRLRERYRRGDDRER from the coding sequence ATGTCGGATGCAGAAGAGCAGTGCCGGGCGCTCACCGAGGACGGCGAGCGGTGCACCCGTCCGGCACAGGACGACGGCTTTTGTTATCAGCACGATTCGGACGACGAGACGATAGATGACTCCGATGAAGAACAAACGGACGGCGAAAACGAGGAAGACGTGAGCCAGGAGACCGAACAGGACGAAAGCGAATCGAATTCCGATGAAGGGGCGGCGGAACAAAACGGTGAGTTCGACGTCATGGACGTCCGAGAGACGATAGAGGACGTCGCAACCGAACTCGTAGGCCATCCGCTGGACGGTATCATCGAGATCGCCCCCGAAGACGACGGTTGGGAAGTCGTCGTGGAGATGGTCGAACGGAGTTCGATTCCCGACACGCAGGACATCCTCGGGCAGTACGCGGTGTCGTTGGACGAATCTGGGGATGTAACCGGGTATCGACTGCGGGAACGATATCGACGCGGAGACGACCGAGAACGCTAA
- a CDS encoding winged helix-turn-helix transcriptional regulator, producing MTNESEQLSMWCAGEEWCPITTTADLVGKKWHPVIVHRLLQNGPLGFNALKEEVDGISSKVLSDSLGDLEQKRLVDREIVSEKPVRVEYSLTQTGKSLQPVIHAMRDWGLEYLEPAENKNSSIA from the coding sequence ATGACCAACGAATCGGAACAGTTGTCGATGTGGTGTGCCGGGGAGGAGTGGTGTCCGATTACCACGACGGCGGACCTCGTCGGGAAGAAGTGGCACCCGGTTATCGTGCATCGACTGCTACAAAACGGGCCGCTGGGATTTAATGCCCTCAAAGAGGAAGTAGACGGGATTTCGAGCAAGGTACTCTCGGACAGTTTGGGTGATCTGGAGCAAAAACGGCTCGTCGACCGCGAAATCGTGAGCGAGAAACCGGTCCGTGTCGAATACTCCCTCACTCAGACGGGGAAGTCACTTCAACCGGTTATCCATGCCATGCGCGATTGGGGACTGGAGTATCTCGAACCCGCCGAGAACAAAAACTCGTCTATCGCGTGA
- the hflX gene encoding GTPase HflX, with the protein MKAILAKRVDAGTAHTDELRDLTRAAGYEIAGELTQSREEDAAFQFGEGKVAELVQTVTATEAELVVFDNQLGPYQTYNLGQRLPDGTKVIDRFRLILEIFGQRAQTRKAQLQVELAELRYELPRVEAKTSLAKRDERPGFMGLGEYDESHEQDIKDQISRIKNELDAIADKEADRRQKRRESGFDLVALAGYTNAGKSTLLQQVAEDLEIGANEELHPDLDPTAEAEDRLFTTLGTTTRKAAIDRRDVLVTDTVGFISELPHWLVESFKSTLDAVYYADLVLLVVDVSEPIDEIREKLVTCHDTLYERNQAPIVTVLNKIDAVSDEELAEKRDALSALAPSPVAISGQDGLNIDELKRRIDIELPDWEFERLVMPMTEETMSVVSWVHDHGRVEDVTYTDDEVVVEFEARPSIIQQSRAKASDLTTAPSA; encoded by the coding sequence ATGAAAGCGATACTGGCAAAACGAGTAGACGCTGGAACTGCTCACACGGACGAACTACGGGACCTTACCCGCGCCGCTGGCTACGAAATCGCGGGCGAACTCACACAGTCGCGTGAAGAGGACGCCGCATTCCAGTTCGGCGAGGGCAAGGTCGCGGAACTCGTACAGACCGTGACTGCAACGGAGGCCGAGTTGGTCGTCTTCGACAACCAACTCGGCCCGTATCAGACCTACAATCTGGGCCAACGGTTGCCTGACGGAACCAAAGTGATCGACAGATTTCGGCTCATCCTCGAAATCTTCGGTCAGCGTGCACAGACACGCAAGGCACAGTTACAGGTGGAGCTGGCCGAACTCCGGTACGAACTCCCCCGGGTCGAGGCGAAAACGAGTCTCGCGAAACGTGACGAGCGTCCGGGGTTCATGGGGCTGGGCGAGTACGACGAGAGTCACGAACAGGACATCAAAGACCAGATCAGCAGGATCAAGAACGAACTCGACGCCATCGCGGACAAGGAAGCGGACCGCAGGCAGAAACGTCGGGAATCCGGATTCGACCTCGTCGCTCTCGCCGGATACACCAACGCCGGTAAGTCCACGCTCCTGCAGCAGGTCGCGGAGGATCTAGAGATCGGCGCGAACGAAGAACTCCATCCCGACCTCGACCCTACGGCGGAGGCGGAAGACCGCCTCTTTACCACGCTTGGGACGACGACGCGAAAGGCGGCGATCGACCGCCGTGACGTGCTCGTCACCGACACCGTCGGATTCATCAGCGAACTTCCCCACTGGCTGGTCGAATCGTTCAAATCCACGTTGGATGCGGTGTACTATGCCGACCTCGTTCTTCTGGTCGTGGACGTAAGCGAACCGATAGACGAGATTCGGGAGAAACTGGTTACCTGTCACGACACGCTGTACGAGCGAAACCAGGCACCCATCGTGACGGTATTAAACAAAATCGACGCCGTGAGCGACGAGGAACTCGCGGAAAAGCGGGACGCGCTGTCCGCACTCGCACCGAGTCCGGTCGCTATCAGCGGACAGGATGGCCTGAACATCGACGAACTGAAGCGGCGTATCGATATCGAACTTCCCGACTGGGAGTTCGAACGACTCGTCATGCCGATGACCGAGGAAACGATGAGTGTCGTCTCGTGGGTGCACGACCACGGACGCGTCGAGGACGTAACGTATACCGACGACGAAGTCGTCGTCGAGTTCGAGGCTCGGCCGTCCATTATCCAGCAGTCGCGGGCAAAAGCAAGCGACTTGACGACAGCACCGTCGGCTTAA
- a CDS encoding DUF7331 family protein, with protein sequence MTPSKHEEDDSRRRDDDRYAELAVQDDSVLIYDQKNHTAWIRSDEPVSLSSMI encoded by the coding sequence ATGACTCCGAGCAAACACGAAGAAGACGATTCCCGACGGCGGGACGACGACCGATACGCCGAGCTGGCGGTGCAGGACGATTCCGTCCTTATCTACGACCAGAAGAATCATACCGCGTGGATTCGCTCGGACGAGCCTGTATCGCTTTCTTCGATGATTTAA
- the moaC gene encoding cyclic pyranopterin monophosphate synthase MoaC, translating to MSKKPADESTDESPADTLTHTDDAGEVQMVNVGEKPDTARRAVAAGEIHLRPSTILAIRDNDLKKGDVLATGRIGAVQAVKHTWEMIPMCHQIPITNVDTDFVMNDDRVELTVAVETTGKTGCEMEALEGVTTGLNVVWDMVKAAEKSEDGSYPDTAIRNVRVVEKEKRSITR from the coding sequence ATGAGTAAGAAACCGGCGGACGAATCCACCGACGAATCGCCTGCTGACACCCTGACCCACACCGACGATGCTGGCGAGGTGCAGATGGTAAACGTGGGGGAGAAGCCCGACACTGCCAGACGGGCGGTTGCGGCGGGTGAGATTCACCTTCGGCCATCGACCATCCTGGCGATTCGAGACAACGATTTGAAAAAGGGGGACGTACTGGCGACCGGACGTATCGGCGCGGTACAGGCAGTCAAACACACATGGGAGATGATTCCGATGTGTCACCAGATACCGATCACGAACGTCGATACGGATTTCGTGATGAACGACGACCGCGTCGAACTCACCGTCGCCGTCGAGACGACCGGCAAAACCGGCTGTGAGATGGAGGCGCTCGAAGGCGTCACGACGGGCTTGAACGTCGTCTGGGATATGGTAAAAGCCGCCGAAAAGAGCGAGGATGGGAGTTATCCCGACACCGCGATTCGAAACGTTCGGGTGGTGGAAAAGGAAAAGCGGTCGATCACGCGATAG
- a CDS encoding FUN14 domain-containing protein produces the protein MQFGIEPQQLLPEFGGGALIGGIIGFAAKKVAKLVAVIVGLELALFKFLESRGILSVDWDKLTAGMLKSTEAAQSGAPPSWVTTLLSTLSVSAGFVGGFMLGFRKG, from the coding sequence ATGCAATTCGGGATCGAACCTCAACAACTCTTACCGGAATTCGGAGGCGGTGCTCTCATCGGCGGTATCATCGGATTTGCGGCGAAGAAGGTCGCCAAACTCGTCGCCGTCATCGTCGGCCTCGAGCTCGCCCTGTTCAAATTCCTGGAATCGCGCGGAATACTGTCCGTCGATTGGGACAAACTCACGGCAGGAATGCTCAAATCGACCGAAGCGGCACAGAGCGGCGCGCCACCATCGTGGGTGACGACGCTTCTCTCGACGCTCTCGGTGAGCGCGGGCTTCGTCGGCGGCTTCATGCTCGGCTTCAGAAAAGGGTAG